From the genome of Geminocystis herdmanii PCC 6308, one region includes:
- the hisF gene encoding imidazole glycerol phosphate synthase subunit HisF: MLAKRILPCLDVNAGRVVKGVNFVDLKDAGDPVELAKVYNDAGADELVFLDITATHEARDTIIDVVYRTAEQVFIPLTVGGGIQTLDHVKNLLRAGADKISINSTAVRNPDFINQSSDRFGSQCIVVAIDARRRNDPNNQGWDVYVRGGRENTGLDALTWAQEVAKRGAGELLVTSMDADGTQAGYDLELTRAIAQKVEIPVIASGGAGNTHHIYEALTEGKAEAALLASLLHYGQLTVSEIKDYLLDRNIPVRH; this comes from the coding sequence ATGTTAGCTAAAAGAATTTTACCCTGTTTAGATGTTAATGCCGGTAGAGTTGTCAAAGGTGTTAATTTTGTGGATTTAAAAGACGCTGGTGATCCTGTGGAACTAGCGAAGGTTTATAATGATGCTGGGGCTGATGAGTTGGTTTTTTTGGATATTACCGCTACCCATGAAGCTAGAGATACAATTATCGATGTGGTTTATCGTACTGCTGAACAAGTTTTTATTCCTTTGACAGTGGGAGGGGGTATTCAAACTTTGGATCATGTGAAAAATTTATTGAGAGCAGGTGCTGATAAAATTAGTATTAATTCTACGGCGGTGAGAAATCCAGATTTTATTAATCAATCGAGCGATCGATTTGGTTCTCAGTGTATAGTGGTAGCTATTGATGCTAGAAGAAGAAATGATCCAAATAATCAAGGTTGGGATGTATATGTCAGAGGTGGGCGAGAAAATACGGGGTTAGATGCCCTTACATGGGCGCAGGAGGTGGCGAAAAGAGGCGCTGGGGAATTGTTAGTTACCAGTATGGATGCTGATGGTACTCAGGCAGGGTATGATTTGGAGTTAACTCGTGCCATCGCCCAAAAAGTGGAAATTCCAGTGATTGCTTCGGGTGGTGCAGGAAATACTCATCATATTTACGAAGCCTTAACCGAAGGTAAAGCCGAGGCAGCGTTATTAGCTTCCCTTTTACATTATGGACAATTAACGGTAAGTGAAATTAAGGATTATTTGCTCGATCGAAATATTCCCGTAAGACACTAA